The following are encoded together in the Neomonachus schauinslandi chromosome 15, ASM220157v2, whole genome shotgun sequence genome:
- the ALOX15B gene encoding LOW QUALITY PROTEIN: polyunsaturated fatty acid lipoxygenase ALOX15B (The sequence of the model RefSeq protein was modified relative to this genomic sequence to represent the inferred CDS: deleted 5 bases in 4 codons): MAKLSVRVSTGEAIRAGTWNKIAVSIVGALGEAPPLRLDHPGKEFSAGAVEDFQLEPPQDVGLVLLLRVHKAPLMLRVPVGAVARDAWFCRWFQLTPPRGAPLRFPCYQWLEGAGSLSLRAGTAKVSWADDHPILRQQHQEELQARQDSYHWKTYRPGWPHCLDEKSVKDLDLNIKYSVMKNSCFYLKFSSVFAELKLKGLLDRKGLWKSLNEMRRMLNFRKTPAAEYVFKHWQEDAFFASQFPNGLNPVLIQGCRHLPEDFPVTDDMVAPVLGPGASLQAELERGSLFLVDHGILSGIHTNVMNGRPQFSAAPMTLLFQRPGGGLLLPLAIQLSQTPGPDSPIFLPRDKWDWLLAKMWVRNAEFSIHEAVTHLLHAHLLPEVFALATLCQLPHCHPLFKLLIPYTRYTLHINTLARKLFIAPGQVVDRSTGIGVGGFSELIQRNMEQLSYPSVLCLPEDIQAQGVEDIPNYYYRDDGLRIWGAVESAPCSFVYIYYPSDASVHDDHELQAWVWEIFSEGFLGRESSGVPSALETREALVQYVTMVIFNCSAKHYAVSAGQFDSCVWMPNLPPTMQLPPPTSKGRTTPEGFLATLPPVNATCDIIIALWLLSKEPGDQRPLGTYPEEHFTEEAPQQSITAFQSRLAQISKDIRKRNRRLSLPYTYLDPPLIENSVSI, translated from the exons ATGGCCAAGCTCAGCGTGAGAGTGTCCACCGGGGAGGCCATCCGGGCTGGCACGTGGAACAAAATAGCTGTCAGCATCGTGGGGGCCCTGGGAGAGGCCCCCCCACTGCGCCTGGACCACCCGGGCAAGGAGTTCAGCGCGGGCGCT GTGGAGGACTTCCAGCTGGAGCCCCCCCAGGACGTGGGCCTGGTGCTGCTGCTGCGCGTGCACAAGGCGCCCCTGATGCTGCGGGTCCCGGTCGGGGCCGTGGCCCGGGACGCCTGGTTCTGCCGCTGGTTCCAGCTCACGCCGCCGCGGGGCGCCCCCCTGCGCTTCCCCTGCTACCAGTGGCTGGAGGGCGCGGGGAGCCTGTCGCTGCGCGCGGG CACAGCCAAGGTCTCCTGGGCAGACGACCACCCCATCCTCCGGCAACAGCACCAGGAAGAGCTGCAGGCCAGGCAGGACTCGTACCA ctGGAAGACTTACAGGCCAGGCTGGCCTCACTGTCTGGATGAGAAGTCTGTGAAAGATCTGGATCTCAACATCAAATACTCTGTCATGAAGAATTCCTGCTTCTACCTGAAATTCAGCTCTGT GTTTGCGGAGCTGAAACTCAAGGGGCTGCTGGACCGCAAGGGGCTCTGGAAGAGTCTGAACGAGATGAGAAGGATGTTGAACTTCCGCAAGACCCCGGCCGCTG agTACGTGTTTAAACACTGGCAGGAGGACGCCTTCTTCGCCTCCCAGTTCCCGAATGGCCTCAACCCTGTCCTGATCCAG GGCTGTCGCCACCTGCCAGAGGACTTCCCCGTCACTGATGACATGGTGGCCCccgtgctgggccctggggccagTCTGCAGGCTGAGCTGGAG aGGGGCTCCCTGTTCCTGGTGGATCATGGCATCCTCTCTGGCATCCACACCAACGTCATGAATGGGAGGCCCCAGTTCTCCGCGGCCCCGATGACCCTGCTGTTCCAGCGCCCCGGGGGAGGGCTGCTGCTGCCCCTCGCCATCCAG CTCAGCCAGACCCCGGGGCCCGACAGCCCCATCTTCCTGCCCCGCGACAAGTGGGACTGGTTGCTGGCCAAGATGTGGGTGCGGAACGCTGAATTCTCCATCCACGAGGCTGTCACGCACCTGTTGCACGCGCACCTGCTGCCT GAGGTGTTCGCCTTGGCCACGCTGTGCCAGCTGCCTCACTGCCATCCACTCTTCAAG CTGTTGATCCCCTACACTCGGTACACCCTGCATATCAACACTCTTGCCCGCAAGCTGTTCATCGCCCCGGGGCAGGTGGTGGACAG GTCCACAGGCATTGGCGTTGGAGGCTTCTCGGAGCTGATACAGAGGAACATGGAACAGCTGAGCTAT CCGTCTGTCCTGTGTCTGCCCGAGGATATCCAGGCCCAAGGAGTCGAAGACATCCCGAATTACTACTACCGGGATGACGGGTTGCGGATCTGGGGTGCAGTGGAGAG TGCACCTTGCAGCTTTGTCTACATCTACTACCCAAGTGATGCATCGGTGCATGATGACCATGAACTCCAAGCCTGGGTGTGGGAGATCTTCTCGGAGGGCTTCCTGGGCAGGGAGAGCTCAG gtGTGCCCTCTGCGCTGGAGACCCGGGAAGCCCTGGTCCAGTACGTCACCATGGTCATCTTCAACTGCTCAGCCAAGCACTACGCTGTCAGTGCCGGGCAG TTTGACTCCTGTGTCTGGATGCCCAACCTGCCTCCCACCATGCAgctgcca ccccccacctccaaagGCCGGACAACGCCAGAGGGGTTTCTAGCCACCCTCCCGCCGGTCAATGCCACATGTGACATTATCATTGCCCTCTggctgctgagcaaggagcctggggaCCAA CGGCCCCTGGGCACCTACCCAGAGGAGCACTTCACGGAGGAGGCTCCTCAGCAGAGCATCACCGCCTTCCAGAGCCGCCTGGCCCAGATCTCGAAGGATATCCGGAAGCGGAACAGGAGGCTGTCACTGCCCTACACCTACCTGGACCCTCCGCTCATTGAAAACAGCGTATCCATCTAA